The following is a genomic window from Antechinus flavipes isolate AdamAnt ecotype Samford, QLD, Australia chromosome 3, AdamAnt_v2, whole genome shotgun sequence.
tggagggaatgcatCTAATGCATGCATGTGGAGTATGGTGAAAGTGTGAAATGATCAATTTCTTTAAAACCAATCtctttaatatcaatattctctTAATGTAGTATTCTATTGTTTTTAGAATGATTGCAGGATCTCAAAAAACTCTAAAATTACAAATAATCCAATAGTCAACATAGAGATGGTAAAAACAGCATTGTGGCTTCGAGCAAGCTATATTTATTTACCAAAAACTTGTAGATAATTAACATCAAAAGTAACTATCAAGAAAATGTATGACCAGAAAAGGAGTTGGTTTAGATGTCTAGTAAGAATAGCAAAAACAATAGGGAACATTATcattaaaaacttcaaaaaaatttaaaatggagaggaagaaagtaGAAGCATTCCTCAAGACATTGactatttatcaaagacattCTATAATAAATTTATGAGAATGGCATGAACAAATAATTCAGGATGAAAgtacataaaagaaatttatgatTAATATTAGCAGCAGGAGAatctacattgatgaaatcagagATGTCTCAAAGTACCTAGAAAGCTGAATTTAAAACACATTCTTGCCCTGTCAGAGATGGGAAGAAATAAGTATCTCTTTTCATGTCATTACACATATAACCAGTTATATATAAGGATACAAATTCTTTTACAATATGGAAGGAGCTATATATATTTGATGATACAAATCAAAAGTAGTAGGGCTTTCAGCAATGTAATGTTTAAAGATGAAATAGATCTTTAGCCAGTCTGCTGATTTACATGATAAGAATTTGTGGTGAACCTAAACAGCAGAGATAATCTATATCAAGCTAAATAAGCTGCTTTGCAATAAGGATGAGATTGCCaagtcttttctttcctcaatgagaaaaaaaatattactacAAATATTAAGGATAAAAAACAGTGTGAATAAAAGCACCATGGCCAAAAAGAACAtgaaatttttagagaaaaatatgtaACCCATTTTGACTACATCTCCAAAGTGATAGAGAGGAGTGGTGTAAGGAGAAATTCCAAGGTTAGAAAGagtgattaggaaaaaaagatataattaattaGAGCTACGTCTTAGCATCCATATTAcattaaaaggaataacaagacTAGAGAGATTAGCCTCAAAAAAGGCTAACTAATCCATCTGATACCTCCACCCCCTAAAAACCATTCTTTGCTCTGTTCAGTCCAGTTCAAGACAGTCAGAAAAaggcaatacaaggacactcttaaGGTTTCTctagaactttagaactgattgtacaacatggaagacactggcacaagacTGTCCAATATAACCTCATCAGAAAAAagtactgtgctctatgagcaaaacagaattgaattggccccaaagaaatgcaagatgcacaaaattagagaaactatcccaaatgttcacatagACTATGTGTGCTCTACCTGTGGCCTAGCactccaagctcatattggtctaatcagccacagttatatacactgtaactcaactctaacatagggatgtaattttggtcctcttcaagaatgaaggacactAACCAACCAACCACTTCATGCTCAGTCATCCTCAGAGGTGTTCCCAGACCCAATCTTCCTGCCTCCACCAAACCTCagtttcagaataaaataaaaaatccttaaCCTAGTATTCAAAgttctaggcaaaaaaaaaaaaaaaaatcagcaagaaCCTGAAccaattttagaaatggaaaaaaggaaagaaatttcaaagagatTGGGGTAGGGGGAGACTGGAAGAATGTCTTTGTGACAAGCTTATGTAATGCTGATTCAAAAAGTGACTAAGTTATTGATTGTTCCTAAGTGACATTGACCAGCCAATAGAAACTGGGAAGTCAGAAGTAAGAATTAGTTTTTGGTAGAAAATTAGCTCAATTTTGAATGTTAGTATACTAGGCTGTAGGGAATGTAGTTCTAGAGCTTAGACGAtctcagaaaattatttttaaaaagatgacaaTTGGCAAAGAATTAATCATGAAAATTGtttacagaaaagagaaaatcatataTAGAATTTTGGTAAATATTCTATCTCaggagtagaaagagaaaataaaaacagaaggaaataatcaaaagtgaaaaagatcTAGGATTATAGTGTTCCAAAAGTTATAGGGAAAAGAATTGCGTTGGATCATATCCTATTAGAAACCATcaagtccaatcctttcattttatagaaaaagaaactgaggcatagaataGTTAAGTGATCAATGTCAAATATTTCAGAGAAATCAAgatgtatctttttttaaaagccaattaAAGATTAGGATGTCATTAGTAATCATCAAAAGATCAGTTATAATAGTGATAAGACTAGAAGCcaaattaagtctgatttttGACAATGTTGGCTATGTAATCTAGGTAAATTCTCAATGCCTCAAACACCTCTTAAGTTATAATTTGCAGAACAAGTCTGCTTTAGCAGACAGACTctcctatatcaataaaattattggTCCAGATTATGCTCATCctccaaaaaaaagaagagaaccagAGAGTCTTCTAGAAGTCTAaagatgagaggaagaaaaagagaaaatgatcatTTGAAAAGGATATTAGGGTTTAGGGAAGCATATTTATAGGCAGAAGAGTGTCCTGCATCTTTTCCTCTCACATTTTCAGATTAAGACCTCAGAGGAAGCAATTTAAGTAAGGAATTTAGTAACAGAGAAAATGCTTCTTCCTAACAAAAGGAAGTAGGTAAAGTTAGTAGAATGTTATAGTACAGAAGAATGGAACTATGACTATTCAttttagatttgcaaagcatAAACATCAAAAGTCTAATACTTCTAAGGTGCTGGTGAGAACAAATTGTTGAAAGGGCTGACCTCATGGAATCTGACAAGTAAAACCAGATGGGAACTATGGACTATGTCAGGATGAGGAAGAATCAAAGTAAAGCAGACACTGGTGTTAAAAACATAGTGAAGTTTATTTGTTACTTTTTATAATCAGTAGAATCTTATAAATCAGTAACTTCATTATATAACCTTTTTGAGTACATCCATTACAcataaaacttcatttaaaagtGAAACATTATAATTCTAGCTAAGAATAGAGTCATAATACAGGTGAGAAGAATCACCATTAAGTACCTTGGCCCCAAgtgaggttctttttttttttttttctatttcaggtGCCTCTCAACGTCAGACTCATTTTAAGTTAGGAAATAAAAAAGCTGCTCTTGTGAACTATCGAAATCAGTTGAATTGTATACTTTAGCTACTTTGTCGATGTGTGTTGACCCAGTGGTATCTATCCACCCGGGGTCCTGGAAACACAGCAGCAGGCCTGTAGCACTTGTGGATCTTGTATGGGACATAAAAGGTACTTCCTGGGAGGTTGGGGCGCCCATCAGTCATATTCTTTTTACGGGAATTTTGGAACCAAGTTTGGAGGGGCTGCTTGAAATACTCAACCTGAGAAAGAATGCAAAGACTCAGCATTCTAGAAACAGACCAAGTGGGTCTTGGAACTAAGCACAAACTCATTAACTGAGACATGAAGACAAGCAAAATATCCCTCCCCTCCACAGCAGTTTAGTTGTATCTTAcctgataaatgctttttggattTCTGACTTTAGGAATTACTTGAGGCTCTCTGCCACATGTATCCTCATCAGAGGAGGTGCCAGAATAGTAGTCAGATGTGACTTTGCTGACAGCATGACTGATCTGTTGAGATATTTCCCATTCTTCCTGTCTGCCTTTAAAACAAGCAACTATAAATGGACGGTTTTTCTCACCGTAcctaaatagaaaatggaaataaagctttgagaaaagaagttaaattaAGTTTCTGTTTATTTCTAAAAACTACAATTATGAGCCCCtcacttctttctctatctttctaaGCAAATTTAAGCATTTTCTGAGGGGCAGAGTGAAAGGGAGTCTACTTCATCACTTAAAGAGAGTTTGATTCAAAGGACAGTCACAAGAATGGAAGCAACAAGCAAAGAGCTGTTATTGGGGTACTCTCTGACTAAGCCTACTGcaatattacaaataataataggagattttaagtgaaattaatctttcccctcacccccagcTTTTAATTTGtggtaaagaaaagaaagtacattTTTTGTTGGTTCAGCTAGTAGACCAAGTTGGAGCTTTAGCATAGAATGCATTGTAATAATACCTTCAGTATTTACCCAAAG
Proteins encoded in this region:
- the BTG4 gene encoding protein BTG4 isoform X3, which translates into the protein MKDEIATTIFFITRLVKKSDKLSKQQIEEFAAKLMAILFETYRTHWYPDIPSKGQAFRCIRINKQQKKDPLLERACAESNVNFFHLGLPKEMTIWVDPFEVCCRYGEKNRPFIVACFKGRQEEWEISQQISHAVSKVTSDYYSGTSSDEDTCGREPQVIPKVRNPKSIYQVEYFKQPLQTWFQNSRKKNMTDGRPNLPGSTFYVPYKIHKCYRPAAVFPGPRVDRYHWVNTHRQSS